The sequence ATATATTCAGGCAAAACATCCTGAGAAGGGGTACGATATAGACGGGGTGATGAGTGAGTTGGTGATGTATAATCGGAGGCCCGAAGACCTGCCGGAAGAAATTGCTATCAATGTGATAGCAATTTCTGAAATCTCCGGAAAGTCAATAATGACGCTGCATCGCACAATTTCACTTTTAAAACTTTCTCCTGAAATTCAGGCTGAAATCAGATCAGGAAATCTCCCTGTTTCTCAGGGTTATCTCTTTGCCGCGAACCTCGAATGTCCCGACCGCATGAAAATATTCACCGACATTTTGAAAACTCCGGTTACTTATATTACCCTTGAAAGAATGCTTACAGCATACAAAAAAGCAAAACCTGATCCGAATAATACAAAACCCGTATCCGTGAAAAAACAGGTTAAAAGCCTTGCATTAATAAAAACAGTTTTTGATAAAGGTCTTGGAACTTATATAAGAGAAGATGTTGAAAAATTCCTCTATGATTTGCAGGTCTTCTGTGATCATGTCCAGCAGGAGATGCCTAACATCCCATACGGAAAGAAAAGGCCGCCACAAGTGTAAAAAAACAGTGAATAGTGAAAAAGGCGATGAATGACACATAGGCTTTTGACTAACGACTATTCACTTGGAGGTGCCCCTATTAAACCGGACACCCTTCTAACTTATCTAATGCTCTCCTGTGCTCCCCCGGCGATTTCATTTTCAATCCCTTATGGGGATGATATTCATTATAATCTTCAAACCAAAATTTTCTTGACAATCTCATAACGCAGATAGAAAATGGAACGGCAAGAAAAAAGCAGGAAAGGTGCGAATATGGGTGAAAATAGGTTTGTCATACGACAGATGACAAAGGATGATGTTGAACTTGCTGTTGATTGGGCAGCCCGGGAGGGCTGGAACCCCGGGTTGAATGACGCAGCATGCTTCTATAATACGGACCCCCAGGGTTTCTTTATCGGAGAACTGAACAGCGAACCGATAGGGTGTATCTCTGCGGTCTCTTATGGAGACTCTTTTGGTTTTATAGGTTTCTATATCGTCAGGGAAGAACTGCGCGGGAAATGGTATGGCGTCGAGCTTGGAAAAAGAGCAATGAGCTATCTTGGCGCCCGAAACATCGGTATCGACGGAGTGGTGAAGAAAATAAAGAATTATGAGAAGTTCGGTTTTACCCTTGCCCACAGGAATATTCGATACGAAGGCAGAGGAGGAGGATCAGGCTCCACCGGAGTTGTTGAACTGGCAGCTCTTCCCTTTGAGACGATTGTTTTCTATGATGCCGGTATTTTTCCGGCGAAACGGGCCACATTTCTTGAACGATGGATTATACAGCCGGATGGCGCATCCCTGGGTTTTCTCGAAGACGGGAAACTGAAAGGCTACGGTGTGATACGCCCCTGCAGGACAGGATTTAAAATAGGCCCTCTATTCGCCGATTCCTTTGATATTGCCGAAAGATTGTTTGATGCATTGACAGGAAAGGTGTCGGCGCAGGCACCTGTGTTCCTCGATGTCCCCGCAATAAACCCCCCTGCCCTCGCGCTCGCACAAGGCCACAATATGACGCCCGTATTTGAAACAGGCAGAATGTACAATAAAAAAATGCCCGCTGTTCCCATAAGGAAGATATTCGGAATCACAAGTTTTGAACTCGGCTAAGGGGGGGGCTGCGTGGTTTTGGCTTTAGATGCTGATCTTCTTCCTGCAATGGAGTTTTTGAAACCTACACCCGTTGTACAACAATATAATCGGCAATCAATTACATTGTTTGATTTATACAAACTCATGACTTTAAGATAAATGTAATTACAATGTGAACACCATTCAGTCAAGGAGGTAAAATAATAAGAACACGCTGGCCCAAAACGGCCATCACATATTAATAGACGGAAACGAAAATATTTCCCATTCCTGGGATGAAAAGGAATGGCAATGGTAGTGAACCTATTCGATGTGTATCTGACAAATCTTGATCCTACTGTTGGTTCTGAAATTCAGAAAACAAGGTCTTGTTTGATTATTTCACCGGACGAAATGAACAGGCACATCAGCACAGTATATAGTTGCCCCGATGACTACAGCCGGGGAAGACTATCCCACACGAATTGAATACCAATTTAAGAAGAAAAAGGCGCATATCGTTTTAGATCAGATACGAACAATAGACAAAACGCGACTTATAAAAAACCTCGGCACTCTTGATACAGAAACCCAGTTAAAGGTTATTCCCGTCTTGCAGAGGCTGTTTGCATTTTGAAATTTCCCAGCCTGGCAGCTCTCCAGATCGTTGTTCCGCTGTGCTTCGCACCGGCAGGCGGCTTCACCGTTACTATACATAAGCTTTGTTTTCAGGAAACCGCAAAGCTCACGATTGGCAGGCTTGACGGGCAGACAAGAACTCCTTCTTGAAGTTGATACTGCGTGGTTTTTGCATGAAGCTTTAAGGGAATTGGAACACAATTGATTTTATATGGAGGGCGATGAACACGCGCTTAGATTTGAGGCGCCTGCAAAAAACAAGACCTGACCCTATAAAGCTTTAAAGCTTACAGACACCCTAAAATCAGGCTTCGCGGTCGCTGCCTTCAACAAAGCATAACTTCCTATAACCAAATGTTTGCTGGTTAAGCAATCTATGCCATGTTTCAACCGGTAATGGTTGTCAAAGGTCAATTTAATTGCCCACTCTTGTGTTCAAGTGGGCAATTAAATCACAAATAAGGACTGTTAGTGGCCACCCAATACATCAGGAATTGTCATTGTGTCGAGGGTCGCGTTAACCGGTAAGTTGAAGATGTTATCAGGAGACACTTTTTTGATATTCTTATATTCCCTACTCCATTTTCCATTAGTATTCACTATTCTAACGGGAAAACGTATGTCCGTCGCAAACCACTGATGATATGTGTCACTCTTATTATCCTGTTTAACGATAACTTCATATTTCTTAGTCGGATGTCCGTCTATAGCTTCTGCACCGATTTCCTTCCTGCTTACTTCACCGAATATTTTTTCCTCCGTCCATGGCTTCAAGGCTGGTGTTAATTTTGCCTCAATATATGTATTTTCAGCGGCATTAATCTGCCATAATAGACCTTTATCTCCCCTTATGATCGTGTACATAGGGGTACTGCCTCTTTCCACGCGGCACTTGTTATCTTTTGAATAAAACTTGCCATTTCTTATTACTTTCCCTTCTTTTGTAACCATGTCTGCCGTAATATCGATTGCAAACACATTTGAAAGCATTGTTATTACGAATAGGAGCACGAACCCTGATACAAACAAATACTGTTTCATTACCTTCCTCCTGTTTAGTTGGTGAAATATTGATATTTGAGAGGTTAACAGATCAATTTTACCTCCTGTATCCTGTCATAAATAAAACCGCAACATATCCGGCCCAACAAAACAGGCAGGCTCTTTTGATAAACTGCTTATACGATGATTCACTGTTTACACTTCCCGACTGAACCTATTTTGCACATCTTGCCATTGATCCAGATTGCCTGATCAAGAAAAACATTCGTAAGGTTTGCCTTAGACACGTCGGCACCTGATAGAGCGGCAAAACCGAGATTGGTACCTGATAGATTAGCGCCTGATAGATTAGCTTTTGAAAGATTTGCGTTACCCATCATTGAATTAGATAGGTCTGCTCCGGAGAGATTTGCAGAGGAAAGATCAACGTATTCCATATCAATATTATTCAATTTTGCCCCTGAAAGGTCACACTTCGGGCATTTGTTTGTTTTTTTCAGTGTCTGAACCTGCTTTTCATCAAACCCGTAAAGAGTCGTTAATGAAAC is a genomic window of Pseudomonadota bacterium containing:
- a CDS encoding pentapeptide repeat-containing protein; translation: MYKLKGMLTIVMVVFCFFVSLTTLYGFDEKQVQTLKKTNKCPKCDLSGAKLNNIDMEYVDLSSANLSGADLSNSMMGNANLSKANLSGANLSGTNLGFAALSGADVSKANLTNVFLDQAIWINGKMCKIGSVGKCKQ
- a CDS encoding GNAT family N-acetyltransferase, which codes for MERQEKSRKGANMGENRFVIRQMTKDDVELAVDWAAREGWNPGLNDAACFYNTDPQGFFIGELNSEPIGCISAVSYGDSFGFIGFYIVREELRGKWYGVELGKRAMSYLGARNIGIDGVVKKIKNYEKFGFTLAHRNIRYEGRGGGSGSTGVVELAALPFETIVFYDAGIFPAKRATFLERWIIQPDGASLGFLEDGKLKGYGVIRPCRTGFKIGPLFADSFDIAERLFDALTGKVSAQAPVFLDVPAINPPALALAQGHNMTPVFETGRMYNKKMPAVPIRKIFGITSFELG